Proteins encoded together in one Gigantopelta aegis isolate Gae_Host chromosome 8, Gae_host_genome, whole genome shotgun sequence window:
- the LOC121379484 gene encoding kelch-like protein 6, with the protein MLEVQQSFLKKIYEKLVQGDHNDIKLVFQDGSTTGSRLCLTALSSYFEAMLTSDMLEKNTGVVTLPTVSKQTFDDVLKFHILGEDVINDVNCFVLLDLAKMMQMDDLKSACLRYLNNSLTLTTGNCVLRWRSLTKYGMEDLATKAFQHVVKNVEKLSENGSVMDLTEDEYLQVLSQENLSQKEDDVLRDVQKWISQHNPSVETMVDLFTQIRFEHVSMSYLTDDVIFTTFVHQHEALQQVVKKGIKAYCSYYTKINTFIDNRISGRMLDVVFVLQNSVELLSVACLSDKRWYELPVCSNKPGGYFAAAVLEKSIYITGGSGRRKSTRVFNVWRRMWSHGPDLKHDRWEHCMAVLDDTLYVIGGKHSNTIEQLQLGQYEWQVVGDLGCTRQDSCAEAVGGNILVMGGKLNGRVTDQVHCFNTNTHAVSTINIQLESGNLTRSYLEMPNLYVLHCNGSVDVIHIDDINTPTLRAKRVGKYDTYGYHFGFLYKDGSIIVISKKGLEKLDLRDGSKEPVTMENTPSFGNIYGALHMQIPRFCYQ; encoded by the coding sequence ATGTTGGAAGTGCAACAATCCTTTCTGAAAAAGATCTACGAAAAACTTGTTCAAGGTGACCACAATGACATTAAACTAGTCTTTCAAGATGGCTCCACGACAGGAAGTCGACTGTGTCTGACAGCACTGTCGTCCTATTTTGAGGCGATGTTGACGTCTGACATGTTGGAGAAGAACACTGGAGTGGTGACGTTACCGACAGTGTCTAAACAAACCTTTGACGATGTGCTGAAATTTCATATTCTTGGTGAGGACGTCATCAACGACGTCAACTGTTTTGTATTGCTTGACCTCGCCAAGATGATGCAAATGGATGACCTCAAGTCTGCCTGTCTGAGATATCTGAACAACAGTCTTACACTGACCACAGGAAACTGCGTTCTCAGATGGAGATCATTAACGAAGTACGGCATGGAAGATCTTGCTACAAAGGCTTTTCAGCATGTAGTAAAAAACGTGGAGAAACTGTCAGAGAACGGGTCAGTGATGGATCTGACAGAAGATGAATATCTTCAGGTGTTGTCTCAGGAGAATCTGTCACAGAAAGAAGATGACGTGCTTCGAGATGTTCAGAAGTGGATCAGTCAGCACAATCCTTCAGTTGAAACTATGGTCGACCTGTTCACACAAATCAGATTTGAGCATGTTAGCATGAGCTACTTGACAGATGATGTTATTTTTACCACCTTTGTCCATCAACACGAGGCGTTACAACAAGTAGTTAAGAAAGGTATCAAAGCCTATTGTTCATACTACACAAAAATTAACACGTTTATCGACAACAGGATTTCAGGACGAATGCTTGATGTTGTATTCGTCCTTCAAAATTCTGTTGAACTATTATCTGTTGCTTGTTTGAGTGATAAGCGCTGGTATGAACTGCCTGTATGTTCTAATAAACCAGGTGGATATTTTGCAGCAGCAGTCTTAGAGAAATCAATATACATTACTGGAGGATCTGGAAGAAGAAAATCAACGCGTGTATTTAACGTATGGAGAAGGATGTGGAGTCATGGTCCAGATCTCAAACATGATCGCTGGGAACACTGTATGGCTGTTCTAGATGACACGCTGTACGTGATTGGAGGAAAACACAGTAACACTATAGAACAGCTGCAGCTGGGACAGTACGAGTGGCAGGTGGTAGGAGATCTCGGATGTACACGACAAGATTCCTGTGCTGAAGCTGTTGGAGGAAACATTCTGGTGATGGGTGGAAAATTGAATGGACGTGTAACAGATCAGGTGCATTGcttcaacacaaacacacacgctgTCAGCACAATCAACATACAGTTGGAAAGTGGAAACCTAACCAGATCATATTTGGAGATGCCAAACCTGTATGTGTTACATTGTAACGGTTCTGTTGACGTCATTCACATCGATGACATAAACACGCCAACATTAAGAGCCAAACGTGTTGGAAAATATGACACATACGGTTACCATTTTGGATTTCTATACAAAGATGGCAGCATCATTGTTATATCCAAGAAGGGCCTAGAGAAGCTGGACCTCAGAGATGGTTCCAAAGAACCCGTTACCATGGAAAATACACCATCATTTGGCAACATCTATGGTGCATTACACATGCAGATACCACGTTTCTGTTACCAGTAA